In Flavobacteriales bacterium, the following are encoded in one genomic region:
- a CDS encoding amidase, with protein MNKRMNAFTDDALGSLDATGVAEAIAKKEISAQEAIEAAIKRSEKVNPGLNAIVLKLYDDARKIDRLTADGAFYGVPTYFKDTDNIKGYATQLGTGAFSAKKAKRNSRFVNQFLSTGVSYLGKTTLPEFGLLCSTENEKWAITRNPWNTDYTSGGSSSGSAALVASGAVPIASGNDGAGSIRIPAAICGLVGLKPSRHRIHGIDGTEMMPIEIIHQGVLTRSVRDTATFFGEAEKFYRNPKLLKLGHIKHGNKKRLRIAFIENLTEGTTGRQDEDTYNLQQETAKLLESLGHQVEQVPLPIDVDTMVGHFLNYYGFLAYMSSHMGQMVFQAKVDKTQLEPFTVGLGKRFRSNALKLPGSIRAMRKMGVECSKLFEKYDVVMSPVLAHKTPKIGYFSPELPYEEITKRAIDFATYTGLYNVTGEPAISLPLGIDADDMPLGVQFAAPYGEDARLLELAYELEQAKPWRTLATAKSAQLVE; from the coding sequence ATGAACAAACGAATGAACGCATTTACAGATGACGCCCTCGGTTCGCTTGATGCAACAGGTGTTGCTGAAGCTATCGCGAAAAAGGAAATCTCTGCACAAGAAGCCATTGAAGCAGCAATCAAACGCTCGGAGAAAGTGAATCCTGGGTTGAATGCCATCGTTCTGAAACTGTATGATGATGCCCGAAAAATCGATAGACTGACAGCGGATGGCGCATTCTATGGCGTTCCGACCTATTTCAAAGACACCGACAACATCAAAGGATATGCGACCCAATTGGGAACCGGTGCTTTCAGCGCGAAAAAAGCAAAACGGAACAGTCGATTTGTCAATCAGTTTCTTTCCACTGGCGTAAGTTATTTGGGAAAAACCACGCTGCCTGAGTTCGGATTGCTGTGCAGCACGGAAAACGAAAAGTGGGCCATTACGCGTAATCCTTGGAATACGGACTATACTTCTGGAGGTTCTTCTTCAGGTTCTGCCGCGCTGGTTGCCAGCGGTGCGGTTCCCATTGCTTCCGGTAATGATGGTGCGGGTTCTATCCGCATTCCTGCAGCCATTTGCGGCTTGGTCGGTCTTAAACCATCGCGCCATCGCATCCATGGAATTGATGGCACGGAGATGATGCCGATTGAGATCATTCACCAAGGCGTTCTCACGCGTTCCGTTCGCGACACAGCCACATTTTTTGGTGAGGCTGAGAAATTCTACCGCAACCCGAAACTGCTAAAACTCGGACACATCAAGCATGGAAACAAGAAGCGTTTGCGTATTGCCTTCATAGAGAATCTTACCGAAGGCACAACAGGTCGCCAAGATGAGGACACGTACAATTTGCAACAGGAAACCGCCAAATTGCTCGAATCGCTTGGCCATCAAGTTGAACAAGTTCCGCTACCGATCGATGTTGATACGATGGTCGGCCACTTCCTGAATTACTACGGATTCCTCGCATACATGTCAAGCCACATGGGGCAAATGGTATTTCAGGCCAAGGTGGATAAAACACAGCTGGAACCGTTCACGGTGGGTCTCGGCAAACGGTTTCGAAGCAATGCACTGAAGTTGCCCGGTAGCATCCGCGCCATGCGAAAAATGGGTGTTGAGTGCAGCAAACTGTTCGAGAAATATGATGTCGTCATGTCGCCTGTTCTGGCGCATAAAACGCCCAAGATCGGGTACTTCTCTCCTGAACTTCCGTACGAAGAAATAACCAAGCGCGCCATCGACTTTGCCACTTACACAGGTCTCTACAACGTAACCGGAGAACCTGCGATTTCGCTTCCGCTTGGAATAGATGCGGACGACATGCCGTTAGGGGTTCAGTTTGCCGCACCTTATGGTGAAGATGCGCGTTTGCTCGAACTTGCCTACGAATTGGAACAGGCCAAACCGTGGCGAACGCTTGCTACGGCAAAATCTGCACAGTTGGTAGAATGA
- a CDS encoding tetratricopeptide repeat protein, which translates to MSTKNTILIAVALLVSAAVFGQPSKRTSANNYLGYGELDNAVEAIEPTITHEKTMNDPKTWLYRGQIYNKVYEVQNNEGKFKELSDDPLQIAYESFKKCKELDEKNYYKDEIQKYLNFESVNFYNLGIASLQAKDYEKAATRFGNAVEMSGMGCCPALNDTLAMLSVFYRGWANDALGKLELAESDYLKAAELAKELKQKEHRAAFVRLINMWHTAKNTEKELNAIKLGRESLGEPGAFSVEEANVFLGSGNTDEAVDPLRKAVEADPTNYSAWFALGSILEQLAKKVDESGVDPKAVEMFNESRDAYKRSVEEANKALAEASEDQKAAILSAKFDAVYSIGASWFNMGAKMNDAASNIANQKEYDAAMVKVLDIFRKALPSLEEAYAIRPDDKGVLIALNQLYYKLGGDDPSYEKKLEEVSAKLHKK; encoded by the coding sequence ATGAGTACGAAGAATACAATCTTGATTGCAGTAGCATTGCTGGTCAGTGCGGCCGTGTTCGGTCAGCCATCGAAAAGAACGAGTGCCAACAATTATCTTGGCTATGGCGAACTGGACAATGCCGTGGAGGCCATTGAACCGACAATTACCCACGAAAAGACCATGAATGATCCGAAAACATGGCTTTATCGAGGGCAGATCTACAATAAGGTTTATGAGGTTCAGAACAACGAAGGTAAATTCAAGGAGTTGAGCGATGACCCGCTTCAGATCGCCTACGAGAGTTTCAAGAAGTGTAAGGAACTGGATGAGAAGAATTACTATAAAGATGAGATCCAGAAATATCTGAACTTCGAGTCGGTCAACTTCTACAATCTGGGAATCGCCTCCTTGCAAGCCAAAGATTACGAGAAGGCAGCTACACGCTTCGGAAATGCTGTTGAAATGAGTGGCATGGGATGTTGCCCAGCCCTGAATGACACCTTGGCGATGCTAAGCGTCTTCTATCGTGGTTGGGCAAATGATGCCTTGGGGAAACTTGAACTTGCCGAATCGGATTATCTGAAAGCTGCGGAATTGGCCAAAGAGCTGAAGCAAAAAGAGCATCGTGCGGCATTTGTGCGATTGATCAATATGTGGCATACCGCGAAAAACACGGAAAAAGAGTTGAATGCTATCAAGTTGGGACGTGAATCATTGGGAGAGCCAGGCGCGTTTTCAGTTGAGGAAGCCAACGTGTTCTTAGGTTCAGGCAATACCGATGAAGCGGTCGATCCGCTCAGAAAAGCTGTGGAGGCAGATCCAACAAACTATTCAGCATGGTTTGCGTTGGGCTCTATTTTGGAGCAGTTGGCCAAAAAGGTTGATGAATCCGGTGTTGACCCAAAGGCAGTTGAAATGTTCAATGAATCGCGCGATGCTTACAAGCGTTCTGTAGAGGAAGCAAACAAGGCTTTGGCTGAAGCATCCGAAGACCAGAAGGCGGCAATACTTTCAGCCAAATTTGACGCTGTTTACAGTATTGGAGCATCTTGGTTCAATATGGGCGCAAAAATGAATGATGCTGCCAGCAATATTGCTAATCAGAAGGAATATGACGCAGCAATGGTGAAGGTGCTTGATATTTTCAGAAAAGCATTGCCAAGCCTGGAAGAGGCTTATGCAATTCGGCCAGATGATAAAGGTGTCCTGATTGCATTGAATCAATTGTACTACAAGCTTGGAGGAGACGACCCAAGCTATGAGAAGAAGCTCGAAGAAGTTTCAGCGAAGCTTCACAAGAAGTAA
- a CDS encoding nitronate monooxygenase, which produces MNKPPFYDDLTLPVIAAPMFLISGPELVIECCKNGIVGTFPALNQRSTEGFEEWVVQIKEELAKWEKETGKKAAPFGVNLIVHFSNPRVQADLEICMKHKVPLIITSLGAVSDLVNAVHSYGGLVYHDVIKKRHAEKAAEAGVDGLILVAAGAGGHAGTLNPMPFIQEIRSFFKKTILLSGCISNGNDIASAMQMGADFAWMGTRFINATESRASDEYRQMIIDSGATDVVHTAAVSGVPANFMRKSLEAIGITEDMWSQKAKMDFSNLEAAKAEAKAWKTIWSAGQGVATIHDTVPVAELVQRLKAEFIEALERQQQLLEKYAQKV; this is translated from the coding sequence ATGAACAAACCTCCTTTTTATGATGACCTGACGCTTCCGGTCATCGCTGCTCCCATGTTCCTTATCTCAGGGCCAGAACTGGTGATCGAATGCTGCAAGAATGGCATTGTCGGAACGTTTCCAGCCCTGAATCAACGAAGTACAGAAGGTTTTGAAGAGTGGGTCGTTCAGATCAAGGAGGAGCTTGCTAAGTGGGAGAAGGAAACCGGGAAAAAGGCGGCTCCTTTCGGAGTGAACCTAATCGTTCATTTCTCCAACCCGCGCGTGCAGGCAGATCTTGAGATATGCATGAAGCATAAGGTTCCGTTGATCATCACTTCGCTCGGAGCGGTTTCGGATCTGGTGAATGCAGTTCATTCGTATGGAGGCTTGGTTTATCATGATGTCATCAAAAAACGCCATGCCGAGAAGGCCGCGGAGGCTGGAGTAGATGGTCTGATTCTGGTTGCTGCGGGAGCAGGTGGCCACGCGGGAACCTTGAATCCGATGCCATTCATTCAGGAGATCCGCAGTTTCTTTAAGAAGACGATTCTGCTTTCGGGCTGCATCAGCAATGGAAATGATATTGCATCTGCCATGCAGATGGGAGCCGATTTCGCTTGGATGGGAACCCGTTTCATCAACGCAACGGAAAGTCGCGCATCAGATGAATACCGCCAAATGATCATCGATAGCGGAGCAACGGATGTGGTGCACACGGCAGCCGTTTCTGGCGTTCCGGCCAATTTCATGCGTAAGAGTTTGGAGGCTATCGGCATTACGGAAGACATGTGGAGCCAGAAGGCCAAAATGGATTTCAGTAACCTCGAAGCGGCCAAGGCGGAGGCCAAAGCATGGAAGACCATTTGGTCGGCCGGTCAGGGCGTGGCCACTATTCACGATACCGTCCCAGTTGCTGAATTGGTTCAGCGTCTAAAGGCCGAATTCATTGAAGCATTGGAAAGGCAACAACAGTTACTTGAGAAGTACGCACAGAAAGTCTGA
- a CDS encoding DEAD/DEAH box helicase: MELEEDSENGVGKELYEYQKKALFRIMDRLLEAENPINLLFQLPTGGGKTVIFSEIARRFILEKKQKVIILTHRIELCGQTSRMLDTFTVRNKVITSDVKELPDQDDYQCFVAMVETLNNRLNDDAFELKDIGLVIIDEAHYNSFGKLFKFFEKSTVLGVTATPLSSNINLPMNENYEELIIGESISSLVETNYLAKANTVTYDLNLLSLNVGINGDYTVRSSDELYTDYSMQSRLLRSYQDHSLGKKTLIFNNGINTSLYVHDTFKKAGYDIRHLDNKNTPAERREVLHWFKHTPDAILTSVGILTTGFDEPTVDTIILNRATRSMTLYFQMIGRGSRILGNKREFTVIDLGNNVARFGLWDAYVNWEHIFRHPDMHLNSIRSDEEIQRDFRYKMPPELREKFSRSENIDFNISEAYGRAVKRGDKPKVVIDESIDQHVRICAENAEDLWDAKDLAKLLGDEIEYRVRKYGQCLSKTTPSYIKWLQDEYMRKLHVRLVQEYQMA; the protein is encoded by the coding sequence ATAGAACTGGAAGAAGACTCCGAAAACGGAGTGGGGAAGGAGCTTTACGAATACCAGAAAAAGGCGCTGTTCCGCATTATGGACCGCCTGCTGGAAGCGGAAAATCCCATCAATCTGCTTTTTCAATTACCCACTGGTGGTGGCAAAACGGTCATCTTCTCCGAGATCGCCAGACGATTTATTCTGGAGAAGAAGCAGAAGGTCATCATTCTAACGCATAGGATTGAGCTCTGCGGGCAGACCTCGCGTATGCTCGATACGTTCACGGTAAGGAACAAGGTCATTACCAGCGATGTGAAGGAACTTCCCGATCAGGATGACTATCAATGTTTTGTGGCGATGGTGGAAACGCTCAACAATCGCCTCAATGACGATGCATTTGAACTGAAAGATATCGGGCTGGTAATTATTGATGAGGCGCATTACAACTCGTTTGGGAAGCTGTTCAAGTTCTTTGAAAAGAGCACGGTTCTGGGCGTGACAGCCACACCGCTGAGTTCGAACATCAACTTGCCGATGAATGAGAACTATGAGGAGTTGATCATTGGCGAATCCATCAGTTCGCTGGTGGAAACGAACTATCTGGCCAAGGCCAATACAGTTACTTACGATCTGAATCTGCTGTCGCTGAATGTCGGGATCAACGGAGATTACACCGTACGTTCATCTGATGAACTCTACACGGATTACTCGATGCAGAGCCGCTTGCTGCGTTCATATCAGGACCATTCGCTTGGCAAGAAGACGCTGATCTTCAACAATGGCATCAACACATCGTTGTATGTGCACGACACCTTTAAGAAAGCAGGTTACGACATTCGCCATCTCGACAACAAGAACACGCCTGCCGAAAGGAGGGAAGTACTGCATTGGTTCAAGCATACGCCAGATGCGATTTTGACTTCTGTTGGGATTCTCACAACAGGGTTTGATGAACCGACAGTTGATACCATCATCTTGAATAGGGCCACACGTTCCATGACGCTGTATTTTCAGATGATCGGTCGCGGTTCCAGAATACTGGGAAACAAACGGGAGTTCACGGTGATCGATCTTGGTAATAATGTGGCACGTTTCGGTCTTTGGGATGCCTATGTGAACTGGGAACACATTTTTCGCCATCCCGATATGCATTTGAACAGCATTCGGTCGGATGAGGAGATTCAGCGCGATTTCCGATACAAAATGCCGCCAGAATTACGTGAGAAGTTCAGCCGATCTGAAAACATCGATTTTAACATCAGCGAAGCGTACGGTCGTGCGGTAAAACGAGGTGATAAGCCAAAAGTGGTCATCGATGAGTCGATCGATCAACATGTTCGCATCTGCGCAGAAAATGCCGAAGACCTTTGGGATGCCAAGGATCTGGCGAAGCTGTTGGGAGACGAGATCGAGTACCGCGTTCGAAAATACGGCCAATGTCTATCCAAGACCACGCCCAGCTACATCAAGTGGCTTCAGGACGAATACATGCGCAAATTGCATGTTCGTTTGGTCCAAGAGTATCAAATGGCGTGA
- a CDS encoding cytochrome P450: MSEEVMEEVGLNFPPTAEGETFIGSARDFATDTLGFIEKNIPIYGEIFQLKSIFFRFITNFDRVVVVTDSDMVKHIMQDNNRNYVKSYGYRILKVLLGEGLLTSEGDFWRKQRRLMQPGFHRDRLSSFVSTYAEVAQEMIDKWNELPDGTEVDVSKAFMETTLNIVSKAMFSTDVVDAMDVVNREFDYANEKLIDRIKKPFPVPLWMPLPHIIREKNSYEAIKKVVADIIEKRRSSNEKYDDLLAMLMEIEDADTGEKMSNQQLQDEVITIFLAGHETTAVALTWLAHCMDENPKVLEKLLEEEKTVLNGRTPELDDLRSLEYTRMVIDETLRLYPPAWIIGRHSLAPDKLGEYDIPKDTNCLIPVYYMHRDPKYWENPEQFKPERFSKENAKGRHKFVYFPFGGGPRLCIGNNFALMEMQVIVQMIFRAFQLKKKKGFTFKKDPLITMRPAPHMKMVLEKR; this comes from the coding sequence ATGTCAGAAGAAGTAATGGAAGAGGTGGGGTTGAATTTTCCACCTACCGCTGAAGGAGAAACCTTCATTGGCTCCGCAAGGGATTTTGCCACGGATACGCTCGGGTTCATTGAAAAGAACATTCCGATCTATGGTGAGATATTTCAGCTCAAATCCATCTTTTTCCGTTTCATAACCAACTTCGATAGAGTTGTTGTGGTCACCGATTCCGACATGGTGAAGCACATCATGCAGGACAATAACCGCAACTACGTGAAGAGTTACGGATACCGCATTCTAAAAGTGCTGCTGGGCGAAGGACTGCTGACAAGCGAAGGTGATTTTTGGCGCAAGCAACGCAGATTGATGCAGCCTGGTTTTCATCGCGATAGGCTTTCGTCATTCGTATCAACCTACGCAGAGGTGGCACAGGAGATGATCGACAAATGGAATGAGCTACCTGACGGAACGGAAGTGGATGTTTCCAAGGCTTTCATGGAAACCACGCTGAATATTGTGTCGAAAGCCATGTTCAGTACGGATGTGGTGGATGCCATGGATGTGGTGAACCGTGAATTCGATTATGCGAATGAGAAGCTTATCGATCGCATCAAAAAACCGTTTCCAGTACCGCTTTGGATGCCCTTGCCTCACATCATCCGTGAAAAAAACAGCTATGAGGCCATCAAAAAGGTGGTTGCCGACATCATTGAGAAACGTAGGTCGAGCAATGAGAAATATGACGACCTGCTGGCAATGCTGATGGAGATTGAAGATGCCGACACGGGCGAGAAGATGAGCAATCAACAACTTCAGGATGAAGTAATTACCATCTTCCTGGCAGGCCATGAGACCACGGCCGTGGCATTGACCTGGCTGGCGCATTGCATGGATGAGAATCCAAAGGTTTTGGAGAAGTTATTGGAAGAAGAGAAGACCGTGCTCAACGGTCGCACACCAGAGCTTGACGACCTCCGTTCGTTGGAATACACCCGCATGGTGATCGATGAGACCTTACGGCTTTATCCGCCTGCTTGGATCATCGGAAGACATTCCCTTGCACCAGACAAACTCGGAGAGTACGATATTCCGAAGGATACGAACTGCCTGATTCCCGTCTATTACATGCACCGCGACCCGAAATATTGGGAAAACCCTGAGCAGTTCAAACCTGAACGGTTCAGTAAGGAGAACGCAAAAGGAAGACATAAATTCGTGTATTTCCCGTTCGGTGGCGGACCAAGACTCTGTATCGGCAACAACTTCGCGCTAATGGAGATGCAGGTGATCGTACAGATGATCTTCCGAGCATTTCAACTGAAAAAGAAGAAAGGATTCACATTCAAGAAAGATCCGCTCATCACCATGCGTCCAGCACCGCACATGAAGATGGTGTTGGAAAAGAGGTGA
- a CDS encoding sulfatase-like hydrolase/transferase, producing the protein MKFLKSVLTGLIIFLILFVGGILTWYYLQGPEHQGLIRSDFADRPFKLEEIVEVKPIPDKPNIIFILADDLGYGDVGYNQQTVIDTKNLDSLAEHSVVFSNFYAPASICTPSRFGFLSGRYALRQGLAYPFHHVNPGLIMNIGSRFANFMGAVDMRGEHNIINGIMPSEVIIPELLKLAGYRTGIVGKWHLGTISQDAQFHPFNHGFDYFVGLEASNDDWPVAFYENERKMLDDIGLDQEHYTQLFTDSAKSFIRQNQNQPFFLYLAHKDPHQPFFPSKGFKGKSKAGAYGDAVEEFDHSVGEILNLLDSLNLTENTIVVVTSDNGPWFEGNPCGLRGRKGQVYEGGYRVPFMIRYPKKLKTAYKTNMPAMGIDLLPTLVAEAGVSIPKDRKIDGMNLLELLNDTSETSLAYTRPLFFFHDYAFEAVRVGNWKFMETNYSYTWPIPLEHPKYVTSQYVSKYSPPESDTVINRLDNWPKLYYLKDNSSESYNLSSRHDQKVEEMQQMLSEFRNDFLTNPRGWLDKPVSDNH; encoded by the coding sequence ATGAAGTTTTTAAAGAGCGTGCTCACAGGTCTGATCATTTTCTTGATTCTTTTCGTTGGAGGAATTCTTACTTGGTATTATTTACAGGGACCTGAACATCAAGGTCTGATTCGTTCTGATTTTGCTGACCGACCTTTTAAACTGGAAGAAATTGTTGAGGTAAAACCAATTCCAGACAAACCGAATATCATCTTCATTTTGGCCGATGATCTCGGTTACGGAGATGTCGGTTACAATCAGCAGACAGTCATTGATACCAAGAATTTGGATTCTCTGGCAGAACACAGCGTGGTTTTCAGCAATTTTTACGCACCAGCGTCTATCTGTACGCCATCGCGTTTCGGGTTCTTGTCTGGTAGATACGCGCTGCGACAAGGATTGGCATATCCGTTCCATCATGTGAATCCTGGTCTCATCATGAATATTGGAAGTCGTTTTGCCAATTTCATGGGGGCTGTGGACATGCGTGGAGAACACAACATTATCAATGGAATTATGCCTTCTGAGGTCATCATCCCAGAATTGTTGAAGCTTGCTGGCTACCGAACTGGAATTGTTGGAAAATGGCATCTCGGCACGATTTCTCAGGATGCCCAGTTTCATCCGTTCAACCATGGTTTTGATTATTTCGTTGGTCTGGAAGCCTCCAACGATGATTGGCCTGTGGCATTTTATGAGAATGAGCGTAAAATGCTGGATGATATTGGCCTCGATCAGGAACATTACACGCAGTTGTTTACAGATTCTGCCAAGAGTTTCATTCGTCAGAATCAGAATCAACCATTCTTCCTGTATCTGGCGCACAAGGATCCACACCAGCCTTTCTTTCCCTCGAAGGGATTTAAAGGCAAGTCCAAAGCAGGTGCTTATGGCGATGCGGTTGAAGAATTCGATCACAGCGTTGGAGAAATTCTAAATCTGCTGGATAGTTTGAACTTGACCGAGAACACGATTGTCGTTGTCACCAGCGACAATGGACCTTGGTTCGAAGGAAATCCTTGCGGTCTGAGAGGCCGCAAAGGTCAGGTTTACGAAGGTGGATATCGCGTTCCATTCATGATCCGCTATCCCAAAAAGCTGAAAACCGCATACAAAACGAATATGCCCGCTATGGGCATCGACCTATTGCCTACGTTGGTGGCGGAAGCAGGTGTTTCTATTCCCAAAGACAGGAAGATTGACGGTATGAATCTGCTGGAACTTCTCAACGACACTTCCGAAACGAGTCTCGCCTACACCCGTCCCCTATTCTTCTTTCACGATTACGCATTTGAGGCGGTTCGCGTAGGTAACTGGAAATTCATGGAAACGAATTACAGCTACACATGGCCCATTCCGTTGGAACATCCCAAGTATGTAACGAGCCAGTACGTTTCGAAATACTCACCACCAGAAAGCGATACGGTCATTAACAGATTGGACAATTGGCCTAAGCTGTATTACCTGAAGGACAATTCCAGTGAATCATACAATCTCTCCTCAAGGCATGATCAAAAAGTAGAGGAAATGCAGCAGATGCTTTCTGAATTCAGAAACGATTTCTTGACCAATCCGCGCGGTTGGCTGGATAAGCCAGTTTCGGACAACCATTAA
- the gyrA gene encoding DNA gyrase subunit A: MAEGERIIPINIEDEMKTAYIDYSMSVIVSRALPDVRDGLKPVHRRVLFGMLELGVRSTSAYKKSARIVGEVLGKYHPHGDSSVYDTMVRMAQEWSLRYPLVDGQGNFGSVDGDSPAAMRYTEARLRKIAEELLSDIDKDTVDFSLNFDDTLQEPTVLPTRIPNLLVNGSSGIAVGMATNMAPHNLTEVINGTIAYIDNRDIEISELMEYVKAPDFPTGGIIYGYDGVREAFETGRGRVMMRAKAEFEETKTGKEQIIVTEIPYQVNKADMIKKTAELVVDKKIEGISDIRDESDRNGMRIVYELKRDAIPNVVLNTLYKYTALQTSFSVNNIALVKGRPEMLTLKDMIHHFVEHRHDVVVRRTKFELDQAEKRAHILEGLIIASDNIDEVIALIRASASPEEAREKLMERFELSDVQSRAIVEMRLRQLTGLEQDKLRAEYEELMKTIAHLKDILDNEDLRMTIIKDELTVIRDKYGDERRSEIVYAANDLRMEDMIADEEVVITISHMGYIKRTPLAEYRVQSRGGVGSRASTTRDEDFLEYLYVATNHNYMLFFTEKGRCFWMRAFEIPEGTKTSKGRAIQNLINIESDDKVKAFIRVIDLKDEEYIQNHYVIMCSKKGIIKKTTLEAYSRPRVNGINAITIKDGDELLEARLTTGNSHILIAGTHGRCIHFPEDKVRPMGRTAAGVRGINLPEKADVVGMICVEDLETETVMVVSENGYGKRSAVEDYRITNRGGKGVKTMNITDKTGSLIAIKSVVDENDLMIINKSGIAIRMDVADIRVMGRATQGVKLINLKGKDTIAAIAKVEISSEDADLNEDEEDENPIGGIEGNAEDRQEGGDTSTDQEESEE; encoded by the coding sequence ATGGCAGAAGGAGAGAGAATTATACCTATTAATATAGAAGATGAGATGAAGACGGCCTACATCGATTATTCGATGTCGGTCATTGTGTCACGTGCGCTTCCAGATGTAAGAGATGGTCTGAAGCCTGTACACAGAAGAGTGCTTTTTGGAATGCTTGAACTGGGCGTCCGTTCCACCAGTGCTTACAAGAAATCGGCAAGGATCGTAGGGGAGGTACTCGGTAAGTATCACCCGCATGGCGATTCATCCGTTTACGACACCATGGTGCGTATGGCTCAGGAATGGTCGTTGCGCTATCCGTTGGTTGATGGCCAGGGAAACTTCGGTTCGGTAGATGGTGACAGTCCAGCTGCCATGCGATACACCGAGGCCCGCTTGCGGAAGATCGCGGAAGAACTGCTTTCAGATATTGACAAGGACACGGTTGATTTCTCGCTGAACTTCGATGATACGCTGCAAGAACCAACTGTTCTTCCAACACGAATTCCGAATCTTCTGGTAAACGGTTCTTCGGGCATTGCGGTCGGTATGGCCACCAACATGGCTCCGCACAACCTCACCGAGGTCATCAACGGAACAATCGCTTATATCGATAACAGAGACATCGAGATCTCTGAATTGATGGAATACGTGAAAGCTCCTGATTTCCCAACGGGTGGTATCATCTACGGATATGATGGTGTTCGCGAAGCATTTGAGACGGGTAGAGGTAGAGTGATGATGCGCGCCAAGGCCGAGTTTGAGGAAACGAAAACTGGGAAGGAGCAGATTATCGTCACCGAGATTCCTTACCAGGTGAACAAGGCCGACATGATCAAGAAGACGGCCGAGTTGGTTGTTGACAAGAAGATCGAAGGCATCAGCGACATCCGTGATGAATCTGATAGAAACGGTATGCGTATCGTTTACGAACTGAAGCGTGATGCGATTCCGAATGTGGTTCTGAATACGCTCTACAAATACACAGCACTTCAGACTTCGTTCAGCGTGAACAATATTGCCTTGGTGAAAGGTCGGCCAGAAATGCTGACGCTGAAGGACATGATCCACCATTTCGTGGAACACCGTCACGATGTGGTTGTCAGAAGAACCAAGTTCGAACTCGATCAAGCGGAGAAGCGGGCACATATCCTCGAAGGTCTCATCATTGCATCAGACAATATTGACGAGGTAATCGCATTGATTCGCGCCTCAGCAAGCCCAGAAGAAGCACGTGAAAAACTCATGGAGCGTTTCGAGTTGAGTGATGTTCAATCACGTGCGATTGTTGAAATGCGTCTCCGTCAGTTGACAGGACTGGAGCAGGACAAACTTCGTGCGGAGTATGAGGAACTGATGAAGACCATCGCGCATTTGAAGGATATTTTGGACAACGAAGACCTTCGAATGACCATCATCAAAGACGAGCTCACAGTTATCCGCGACAAGTACGGTGACGAAAGACGAAGTGAGATCGTTTATGCTGCCAATGACCTTCGTATGGAAGATATGATCGCGGATGAGGAAGTGGTCATAACTATCTCGCACATGGGCTACATCAAGCGAACGCCACTTGCGGAATACCGTGTGCAAAGTAGAGGCGGAGTAGGCTCCCGCGCCAGCACTACACGCGATGAGGATTTCTTGGAATACCTGTATGTGGCCACCAACCACAATTACATGCTATTCTTCACCGAGAAAGGCCGTTGTTTCTGGATGCGCGCGTTCGAAATTCCAGAAGGAACGAAGACAAGTAAAGGTCGCGCTATTCAGAACCTGATCAATATCGAATCGGATGATAAGGTGAAAGCGTTTATCCGTGTCATTGATCTGAAAGACGAGGAGTACATCCAGAATCACTATGTGATCATGTGCTCTAAGAAGGGAATCATCAAAAAGACCACGTTGGAAGCATACTCACGTCCACGTGTAAATGGCATCAATGCAATTACCATTAAGGACGGTGATGAGCTTCTTGAAGCACGCCTTACAACGGGCAACAGCCACATTCTTATTGCTGGGACGCACGGTCGTTGTATTCACTTCCCAGAGGATAAAGTAAGACCGATGGGCCGTACAGCCGCAGGTGTCCGCGGCATCAACCTACCGGAGAAAGCCGATGTCGTTGGCATGATCTGTGTAGAAGACCTCGAGACCGAAACGGTGATGGTGGTATCTGAGAATGGTTATGGAAAACGCTCTGCGGTAGAAGATTACCGCATTACCAACCGTGGTGGAAAAGGCGTCAAGACCATGAATATCACCGACAAAACGGGTTCGCTCATTGCCATTAAGAGTGTAGTGGATGAGAACGATCTTATGATCATCAACAAATCAGGAATCGCCATCCGAATGGACGTGGCAGACATCCGTGTTATGGGACGCGCAACGCAAGGTGTGAAACTCATCAACCTGAAAGGAAAAGATACCATTGCGGCCATTGCCAAGGTGGAAATCTCTTCTGAGGATGCGGACCTGAATGAAGACGAGGAGGATGAAAACCCGATCGGTGGTATTGAAGGAAATGCCGAAGACCGACAGGAGGGAGGCGACACCTCAACCGATCAGGAAGAATCTGAGGAGTGA